DNA sequence from the Streptomyces tsukubensis genome:
GAGGGGTCGGGGGCGCGCTCGACCAGTCCGCGTCCGGCGAGTTCGTTGATTGCCGCGACCAGGTCGCTGACATGGATGCCGCTACGGCGGCTGAGTCCGGCCTGGCTGAGCGGGCCGGACTCCTCCAACGTCGCGAGCAGGCGGAAGTCGTAGCCGCGGGCGCCGACGGCCGAGAACCCGTCGGCCACCAGCCGGTGTGCGTGCTGGGCGGTCTGGGTGAGCAGCCAGCTGGGCAGGCTCCGCCATCCGGCGGGCGTGTTCTCGGTCGGGTTCTCCATGAAGACGAGTCTACCGAATCATTGGTCACACCTACGATTCCCTGTTACCGTTCAGTCATTGGTTGGGCAAACATTAGCCACCCCAATAAACTCTGGAGTGCAGAGAACATGATCAAGCCGTTCCGCATCGAGATCCCCCAGGCCGACCTCGACGATCTGACCGACCGGCTCGCCCGCACC
Encoded proteins:
- a CDS encoding MarR family winged helix-turn-helix transcriptional regulator, with protein sequence MENPTENTPAGWRSLPSWLLTQTAQHAHRLVADGFSAVGARGYDFRLLATLEESGPLSQAGLSRRSGIHVSDLVAAINELAGRGLVERAPDPSDRRRNIISLTTDGGRQLRRLEQPLAEAQDTLLAPLSPAERQQLTGLLSRLLDHHDRPSGGPEEPRR